From Paraburkholderia sabiae, a single genomic window includes:
- a CDS encoding ATP-binding protein → MTIRHRITLLVVLMLVALSAIGGYAVYQTRGSAADVRQVTQGVVPSALASADLVSQVKDVQLATMTLVYAPDANMVEQAQKELGTKEKSLREALDVQAKAAASHAQEGLVTQARDSLANYFSAINDTAKMKAEGKNDLAQAYLFANVAQYRDELEGIVETLRIEKNRQKDEAIDALNTGLATTTTAIGSASGAAILVLIAIGLLLYRQITRPLSRMQVMMSEIASSQDFTRRVPVGRMDEIGHSIVAFNGMIEKIQQSSAQLKQKTADIQAMLQNMQQGILTVVDGAVIHSEYSAYLEAIFETKDIANRPLMDLVFADCDLGSDVVSQVEAAVFACIGEDSINFEFNQHLLVNELTRKMPDGREKTLDLSWSAITDESDTVMRLMLCVRDVTELRQLAAEAGEQKRRLEMIGEILAVNEEKFHHFVDSATGFINENERIIRQHTHADGSAVAELFRNMHTIKGNARTYSLQHLTSIVHETEQRYDALRQPESAHEWDQEQLMAELERVKEALQHYATINEVSLGRRKAGRVDSAERYLVVDREHIQESLRLLDAANPADVRDLLTARDSVRRTLRLLGTEKVEDALAGVLQSLPSLATELGKAAPAVRIDDNGYRVRTQAGTTLKNVFMHLLRNSVDHGIESIEQRVELGKPEAGVIDIEVGVAEGALQITLSDDGRGLALSRIRGIAADRGWLQPDSQVSDEAVAEFIFRPGFSTAQNVTEVSGRGVGMDAVRDFIKREGGRIELRFTDDHAGADFRQFQTIVYLPEHCAVDSVGTSMEDAAKTVSSIQANAHFE, encoded by the coding sequence ATGACCATCCGTCACCGCATCACTTTACTGGTGGTGTTGATGCTGGTCGCCTTGTCGGCGATCGGCGGATACGCTGTCTACCAAACTCGCGGCAGCGCTGCCGACGTCAGGCAGGTTACGCAGGGCGTCGTGCCGAGCGCGCTGGCTTCCGCCGACCTCGTCTCGCAAGTCAAGGACGTGCAGCTCGCGACCATGACGCTCGTGTACGCGCCCGACGCCAACATGGTCGAGCAGGCGCAAAAAGAACTCGGCACGAAAGAAAAGTCGCTACGCGAAGCACTCGACGTACAGGCCAAAGCTGCCGCGAGCCACGCGCAGGAAGGACTCGTCACGCAGGCGCGCGACAGCCTCGCGAACTACTTCTCCGCGATCAACGACACCGCGAAGATGAAGGCCGAAGGCAAGAACGACCTTGCGCAAGCCTATCTGTTCGCGAACGTCGCGCAGTACCGCGACGAACTGGAAGGCATCGTCGAAACGCTGCGCATCGAAAAGAACCGCCAGAAAGACGAAGCTATCGACGCGCTCAACACCGGCCTTGCGACGACGACGACGGCAATCGGCAGCGCATCGGGTGCTGCAATTCTCGTGCTGATCGCGATCGGCTTGCTGCTGTATCGCCAGATCACGCGACCGCTTTCGCGCATGCAGGTAATGATGAGCGAGATCGCATCGAGCCAGGATTTCACGCGCCGCGTGCCGGTTGGCCGCATGGATGAAATCGGTCATTCGATCGTCGCGTTCAACGGCATGATCGAGAAGATCCAGCAAAGCTCCGCGCAACTCAAGCAGAAGACGGCCGACATTCAGGCGATGTTGCAAAACATGCAGCAGGGCATTCTGACTGTGGTCGACGGCGCGGTGATTCACTCCGAGTACTCGGCTTATCTGGAAGCGATCTTCGAAACGAAGGACATTGCCAATCGTCCGTTGATGGATCTCGTGTTCGCAGACTGCGACCTGGGTTCGGATGTCGTGTCGCAAGTCGAAGCTGCCGTGTTTGCGTGCATCGGTGAGGACAGCATCAACTTCGAATTCAACCAGCATCTGCTCGTCAACGAATTGACGCGCAAGATGCCCGATGGCCGCGAGAAGACGCTCGATTTGAGCTGGTCCGCGATCACCGACGAAAGCGACACCGTGATGCGCCTGATGCTGTGCGTGCGCGACGTGACGGAGTTGCGCCAGCTTGCCGCGGAAGCGGGCGAGCAGAAGCGTCGCCTCGAAATGATCGGCGAAATTCTCGCGGTGAACGAAGAGAAGTTCCATCATTTCGTGGACAGCGCGACGGGCTTCATCAACGAGAACGAACGCATCATTCGTCAGCACACGCATGCCGATGGCTCGGCCGTTGCCGAACTGTTCCGCAACATGCACACGATCAAGGGCAATGCGCGCACGTATAGCCTTCAGCATCTGACCAGCATCGTTCACGAAACCGAGCAGCGTTACGACGCGCTGCGTCAACCGGAGTCGGCGCACGAGTGGGATCAGGAACAGTTGATGGCCGAACTCGAGCGCGTGAAAGAAGCGCTGCAGCACTACGCGACGATCAACGAAGTGAGCCTCGGCCGGCGCAAGGCGGGTCGTGTCGACAGCGCGGAACGCTATCTGGTGGTGGATCGCGAGCACATTCAGGAAAGCCTGCGTCTGCTCGATGCAGCGAATCCTGCTGACGTGCGCGATCTGCTGACGGCACGCGATTCGGTACGCAGAACCTTGCGTCTGCTCGGCACGGAGAAGGTCGAAGATGCGCTTGCAGGCGTGCTGCAATCGCTGCCGTCGCTTGCTACAGAACTCGGCAAGGCGGCGCCTGCCGTACGTATCGACGACAACGGCTATCGCGTTCGCACGCAAGCGGGCACGACGCTCAAGAATGTATTCATGCACCTGCTGCGCAATTCCGTCGATCACGGCATCGAGTCGATCGAACAGCGCGTTGAACTCGGCAAGCCGGAAGCGGGCGTGATCGATATCGAAGTGGGTGTGGCGGAAGGCGCGCTGCAGATCACGCTGAGCGACGATGGTCGCGGTCTCGCGCTGTCGCGCATTCGCGGCATTGCAGCCGATCGCGGCTGGCTGCAACCCGATTCGCAAGTGAGCGACGAAGCCGTGGCGGAATTCATTTTCCGTCCGGGCTTTTCGACGGCGCAAAACGTGACGGAAGTCTCGGGACGCGGCGTCGGTATGGACGCAGTGCGCGATTTCATCAAGCGCGAAGGCGGCCGCATCGAATTGCGCTTCACGGACGATCACGCGGGCGCGGACTTCCGCCAGTTCCAGACGATCGTCTATCTGCCGGAACACTGCGCGGTCGACAGCGTCGGTACGTCGATGGAAGATGCCGCGAAAACCGTGAGTTCGATTCAGGCGAACGCACACTTCGAATAG
- a CDS encoding sugar ABC transporter substrate-binding protein, translating to MNPISRRPQRRASHIQPVVKGIAAACIAASALWCAGTSLAADQPIVGLITKTDTNPFFVKMKQGAEAAAQKDGAKLLSAAGKFDGDNAAQVTAIENMITAGAKAILITPSDTKAIVPSIKKARAAGALVIALDTPTEPQDATDALFATDNFKAGVLIGQYAKAALGGKPAKIATLDLAPGVSVGVLRHNGFLQGFGVKEGDPSIVCSQDTRGDQAKGQTAMENCLQKSPDINVVYTINEPAAAGAYRALKSAGKDKSVMIVSIDGGCEGVRNVKAGAIAATSQQYPLKMASLGVEAGVEYAKTGKKATGYHDTGVTLITDKPQNGVDSKDTKFGLDNCWGNK from the coding sequence ATGAACCCGATTTCCCGCAGGCCGCAGCGCCGCGCGTCCCACATTCAGCCCGTCGTCAAGGGCATCGCCGCTGCGTGTATTGCGGCGTCCGCGCTGTGGTGCGCGGGCACGAGTCTCGCCGCCGATCAACCGATCGTCGGCCTCATCACGAAGACGGACACCAATCCGTTCTTCGTCAAGATGAAGCAAGGCGCGGAAGCCGCCGCGCAGAAAGACGGCGCGAAGCTGCTGTCGGCGGCCGGCAAGTTCGACGGCGACAACGCCGCGCAGGTCACGGCCATCGAAAACATGATCACGGCAGGCGCGAAAGCGATTCTGATCACGCCGAGCGACACAAAGGCGATCGTGCCGAGCATCAAGAAAGCGCGCGCGGCGGGTGCACTCGTGATTGCGCTCGACACGCCGACTGAGCCGCAGGATGCAACCGACGCCCTCTTCGCCACCGACAACTTCAAGGCGGGCGTATTGATCGGCCAGTACGCGAAAGCGGCGCTCGGCGGCAAGCCCGCGAAGATCGCGACGCTAGACCTCGCGCCTGGTGTCTCCGTCGGCGTGTTGCGTCATAACGGCTTTCTGCAGGGCTTCGGCGTGAAGGAAGGCGATCCGTCGATCGTGTGCAGCCAGGACACGCGCGGCGATCAGGCGAAGGGTCAGACGGCGATGGAAAACTGCCTGCAGAAATCGCCCGACATCAACGTCGTCTACACGATCAACGAACCGGCAGCGGCAGGCGCGTATCGCGCGCTGAAGAGCGCGGGCAAGGACAAGAGCGTGATGATCGTATCGATCGACGGCGGCTGCGAAGGCGTGCGCAACGTGAAGGCTGGTGCGATCGCCGCGACGTCGCAGCAGTATCCGCTAAAGATGGCTTCGCTGGGCGTCGAGGCCGGCGTCGAGTACGCGAAGACGGGTAAGAAGGCCACCGGCTATCACGACACGGGCGTCACGCTGATCACCGACAAGCCGCAAAACGGCGTCGACAGCAAGGACACGAAGTTCGGCCTCGACAACTGTTGGGGCAACAAGTAA
- a CDS encoding ATP-binding cassette domain-containing protein has translation MSTSPSSANSANGKTAVLQARGLIKRYGQVTALDGCDFEVMPGEIMAVIGDNGAGKSSLIKALSGALVPDEGELLLDGKAVKFRSPIDARQQGIETVYQDLAVAPAMSIAENLFLARELVKPGWRGKIFKMIDKRRMLDEATNAMKDLQIGIRSMRQAVETLSGGQRQGVAVARSAAFARHVVILDEPTAALGVKEGNMVLELIRRVRDRGLPVILISHNMPHVFEIADRIHIQRLGRRAALVNKNDIHMSDAVAIMTGAKQADVRAIA, from the coding sequence ATGTCGACATCCCCCTCTTCCGCCAACAGCGCTAACGGCAAGACAGCCGTTCTGCAGGCACGCGGACTCATCAAGCGTTATGGCCAGGTCACCGCACTCGACGGCTGCGACTTCGAAGTGATGCCCGGCGAAATCATGGCCGTGATCGGCGACAACGGCGCGGGCAAGTCGTCGTTGATCAAGGCGCTCTCCGGCGCGCTCGTGCCCGATGAAGGCGAACTGCTGCTGGATGGCAAGGCGGTCAAATTCCGCAGCCCGATCGACGCGCGCCAGCAAGGCATCGAAACCGTCTATCAGGATCTCGCCGTCGCACCTGCGATGAGCATCGCGGAGAACCTGTTCCTCGCACGCGAACTCGTGAAGCCGGGCTGGCGCGGCAAGATCTTCAAGATGATCGACAAACGCCGCATGCTCGACGAAGCGACCAACGCGATGAAGGACTTGCAGATCGGCATCCGCTCGATGCGCCAGGCCGTCGAAACGTTGTCAGGCGGCCAGCGACAGGGCGTCGCCGTGGCGCGTAGCGCGGCGTTTGCGCGGCACGTCGTGATTCTCGACGAACCGACTGCGGCGCTCGGCGTGAAGGAAGGCAACATGGTGCTGGAACTGATTCGTCGCGTGCGCGACCGCGGCCTGCCCGTGATTCTGATCAGTCACAACATGCCACATGTGTTCGAGATCGCGGATCGCATTCACATCCAGCGGCTTGGACGACGCGCGGCGCTTGTGAACAAGAACGACATCCACATGTCCGATGCCGTTGCCATCATGACGGGCGCGAAGCAGGCCGATGTTCGCGCGATTGCCTGA
- a CDS encoding methyl-accepting chemotaxis protein — protein MVDQYVIAAAVAGSAVGALAAVFAHRWWYGRKAVAQQATALDSQNKALEQAEERHAAEIRQHEQQARELHALVETLRDDVAEQSVSAEDARAALNALQAQKDEWLQQATRLATEAGRLRHLSATFERWHEQMISLMAQNHDMHSKNNELSSIVRHVLIVSLNASIEAARAGAAGRGFSIVASEVRTLAARSQELSKSYHDSLNRNDLITTATFQDIQAGGKMIAASLASVESLAGQIQSRLEQATT, from the coding sequence GTGGTCGATCAGTATGTGATTGCGGCAGCAGTGGCGGGCAGCGCGGTAGGCGCGCTGGCGGCTGTGTTCGCCCATCGGTGGTGGTATGGGCGAAAGGCCGTCGCGCAGCAGGCGACGGCGCTCGATTCGCAAAACAAGGCGCTCGAGCAGGCAGAAGAACGTCATGCGGCCGAGATTCGCCAGCACGAACAGCAGGCGCGCGAACTGCACGCGCTCGTCGAGACGTTGCGCGACGATGTCGCCGAGCAGTCCGTTTCCGCGGAAGACGCGCGAGCCGCATTGAATGCGTTGCAAGCGCAGAAGGACGAATGGCTGCAGCAGGCCACGCGTCTTGCGACGGAAGCGGGGCGTCTGCGCCATCTGTCGGCGACGTTCGAGCGCTGGCACGAGCAGATGATCTCGCTGATGGCGCAGAACCACGACATGCACTCGAAGAACAATGAGTTGTCGTCGATCGTGCGTCATGTGCTGATCGTGTCGTTGAATGCATCGATCGAAGCCGCGCGTGCGGGCGCGGCGGGGCGCGGGTTCTCGATCGTGGCGAGCGAAGTGCGCACGCTGGCGGCGCGCTCGCAGGAATTGTCGAAGAGCTATCACGACAGCCTGAACCGCAACGACCTTATCACGACCGCGACGTTTCAGGACATTCAGGCGGGCGGCAAGATGATCGCTGCATCGCTGGCGAGCGTGGAGTCGCTCGCCGGTCAGATTCAATCCCGGTTAGAGCAGGCGACGACGTGA
- a CDS encoding YihY/virulence factor BrkB family protein, translating to MKRAQNRALVFVATHPARFALQVIKAFRKNQGLLLAGAIAYYALLSIVPLLILVAIAFSHFVGEKLLLDTLARLLEWLVPGQSRAIVNELANFLAHRSVIGWFLVVTMIFFSSLAFTVLENALSIIFVHRVAIRRRHFLLSAILPYLFSLSLGIGVLLVTLVSSSLQAIASDSVVLFGHAIPLTGATRVVLYLFGLAGEIFVLTAIYLVIPAGRTTLWHALFGAVAAAVLWEITRRVLVWYFATLSQVSVVYGSLTTAIIVLFSLEALATLMLFGAQLIAEYERLNVNPKEPAAKPFVTN from the coding sequence GTGAAGAGGGCACAGAATCGCGCGCTGGTTTTCGTCGCCACGCATCCCGCGCGATTTGCGTTGCAGGTGATCAAGGCATTCCGCAAGAACCAGGGGCTGCTGCTCGCGGGCGCGATCGCCTACTACGCGTTGCTGTCGATCGTGCCGCTGCTGATTCTGGTCGCGATTGCATTCAGTCATTTCGTCGGCGAGAAGCTGTTGCTCGATACGCTCGCGCGTCTGCTCGAATGGCTCGTGCCGGGACAGTCGCGAGCGATCGTCAATGAGTTGGCGAACTTTCTTGCGCATCGCTCGGTGATCGGCTGGTTTCTCGTCGTGACGATGATCTTCTTCAGTTCGCTCGCATTCACGGTACTCGAGAATGCACTGTCGATTATCTTCGTGCACCGCGTAGCGATCCGGCGCAGGCATTTTCTTCTGTCGGCGATATTGCCTTATCTGTTCAGTCTGTCGCTTGGTATTGGCGTGTTGCTGGTGACGCTCGTGTCGAGCAGTTTGCAGGCGATTGCAAGCGATAGCGTCGTGCTCTTCGGCCACGCAATTCCACTCACCGGCGCAACGCGCGTCGTGCTTTATCTGTTCGGTCTTGCGGGTGAGATCTTCGTGCTCACTGCAATCTATCTCGTGATACCCGCAGGGCGTACGACGTTGTGGCACGCGCTCTTTGGTGCAGTCGCGGCGGCAGTGCTATGGGAAATCACGCGGCGCGTGCTCGTGTGGTACTTTGCGACGCTGTCGCAAGTGAGTGTGGTGTATGGCTCGCTGACAACGGCCATCATCGTTCTGTTCAGCCTCGAAGCACTGGCCACGCTGATGTTGTTCGGCGCGCAATTGATCGCCGAATACGAGCGCCTCAATGTCAATCCGAAAGAACCTGCCGCGAAGCCCTTCGTGACGAACTAG
- a CDS encoding ABC transporter permease — MSTPTVPAHNQRRFADHLPTLAEAGPLIALVLACIFFISQSNRFLSFQNLSLILQQTMVVAVIAIGQTLIVLTGGIDLSCGMVMALGSIVMTKFAVVLGVPPAIAILCGVGASTLFGLLNGVLITRIKLPAFIVTLGTLNIAFAVTQIYSNAESVSNLPDAIMFFGNTFNLGPATVTYGTVLTLLMYLATWFVLRDTVPGRHLYALGNNPEAARLMGLSAQRILITVYTLSGAIYGIAALLSVSRTGVGDPQAGQTENLDSITAVVLGGTSLFGGRGSIAGTLLGALIVGVFRNGLTLMGVSSVYQVLITGILVILAVAADKLSRRGAR; from the coding sequence ATGTCGACTCCCACCGTTCCCGCTCACAATCAACGGCGGTTCGCCGATCATCTGCCGACGCTTGCTGAAGCGGGTCCGTTGATAGCACTCGTGCTCGCGTGCATCTTCTTTATTTCGCAGAGCAACCGCTTTCTTTCGTTCCAGAACCTGTCGCTGATTTTGCAGCAGACGATGGTCGTCGCCGTCATCGCAATCGGTCAGACGCTGATCGTGCTGACGGGCGGCATCGATCTGTCATGCGGGATGGTGATGGCGCTCGGCTCCATCGTGATGACGAAGTTCGCCGTCGTGCTGGGCGTGCCGCCCGCCATCGCGATCCTATGCGGCGTCGGCGCGAGCACGCTGTTCGGCCTGCTCAACGGCGTGCTCATCACGCGTATCAAGCTGCCGGCGTTCATCGTTACGTTGGGCACCTTGAACATCGCATTCGCCGTCACGCAGATCTATTCGAATGCCGAGAGCGTATCGAATCTGCCCGACGCGATCATGTTCTTCGGCAACACGTTCAATCTCGGACCGGCGACCGTCACATACGGCACCGTGCTCACGCTGCTGATGTATCTCGCGACGTGGTTCGTGTTGCGCGACACCGTGCCCGGCCGTCACCTCTACGCGCTCGGCAACAATCCGGAAGCCGCGCGTTTGATGGGTCTTTCCGCACAACGCATTCTGATCACGGTCTACACGCTGTCGGGCGCGATCTACGGTATTGCTGCGCTGCTGTCGGTGTCACGTACGGGTGTCGGCGATCCGCAAGCAGGTCAGACGGAGAACCTCGACAGCATCACGGCTGTGGTGCTCGGCGGTACGAGTCTGTTCGGCGGACGCGGCTCGATTGCGGGCACGCTTCTGGGCGCATTGATCGTCGGCGTGTTCCGCAATGGCTTGACGTTGATGGGTGTGTCGTCGGTGTACCAGGTGCTGATCACCGGCATTCTCGTGATTCTCGCAGTCGCCGCCGACAAGCTGTCGCGCCGTGGCGCACGTTGA